Proteins from a genomic interval of Acidobacteriota bacterium:
- the lspA gene encoding signal peptidase II, which yields MEEPLEQSISTVPTEAPAMVLTNRSVGLVLTRLLFQRFWYLAITLAILLADQVTKAWAWMILRLMPLQQITLIEGMLNLDYAENPGIAFSLLGSWPPATRWFLFAVASLAAIGVFFYLLFTPLRERRLLVALSMILGGIIGNAIDRVVHGFVVDFLDVYIRWQGEHHWPTFNVADSFICIGAFLLAVDLLVGSQHVSSTPSDSHRIEV from the coding sequence ATGGAAGAGCCGCTTGAACAGTCTATATCCACTGTCCCAACTGAAGCTCCAGCGATGGTTCTCACCAACCGTTCGGTGGGGCTGGTCCTGACCAGGTTGCTCTTCCAGCGGTTCTGGTATCTGGCAATCACACTGGCGATTTTGCTGGCTGACCAGGTTACCAAAGCCTGGGCCTGGATGATTTTGCGACTGATGCCCTTGCAGCAAATCACCCTGATAGAAGGGATGCTAAATCTGGATTATGCTGAAAATCCGGGTATTGCCTTTAGTTTGTTAGGAAGCTGGCCACCTGCAACCCGCTGGTTTCTCTTTGCCGTGGCCAGTTTAGCTGCCATCGGAGTATTTTTTTACCTGTTGTTTACTCCGCTCCGTGAGCGGCGGTTACTGGTGGCACTGTCTATGATTCTCGGCGGGATCATTGGTAACGCCATTGACCGTGTGGTACATGGTTTTGTGGTTGATTTTTTGGATGTGTATATCCGATGGCAGGGGGAACATCACTGGCCAACATTTAACGTTGCTGATAGTTTTATTTGCATTGGGGCGTTTTTGCTGGCGGTTGATTTACTGGTTGGTTCACAGCACGTCTCTTCGACCCCGTCTGATTCCCACCGCATTGAAGTTTAG